The Edaphobacter sp. 12200R-103 genome contains a region encoding:
- the rnpA gene encoding ribonuclease P protein component: protein MALTFRLRKHADYQRVYQASRKQFSRQMTFFFAQRPALAGQPDTPRVGLTVGKVMGKAVDRNRIKRRMREAVRRNIALLQGPVDVILHPRRSVIDLDFATLDREVAQVFRTIQKGSPAPAKADTQPSS, encoded by the coding sequence ATGGCGCTCACCTTCCGTCTCCGCAAACACGCCGACTACCAGCGCGTCTATCAGGCGAGTCGCAAACAGTTCTCCCGACAGATGACCTTCTTTTTCGCCCAGCGCCCCGCGCTCGCCGGCCAGCCCGATACTCCCCGCGTCGGCCTTACCGTCGGCAAGGTGATGGGCAAGGCTGTCGACCGCAACCGCATCAAGCGCCGCATGCGCGAGGCCGTGCGCCGCAACATCGCCCTGCTCCAGGGCCCTGTCGACGTCATCCTCCATCCTCGCCGCAGCGTCATCGACCTCGACTTCGCCACCCTCGACCGCGAGGTAGCGCAGGTCTTTCGCACCATCCAGAAAGGCTCCCCCGCACCAGCCAAAGCGGATACCCAACCTTCCTCCTGA
- a CDS encoding PilZ domain-containing protein, which yields MRDPKPSLKELQERRRSPRFDCHGPVEFQIQNWYLRKGRILNLCLDGCLIQPRESMDSSEGAGYLIGDQIEMRFEVNRLSFRVHSIVRQVRPSGHLGVEILCLSNRSRTQLRLLMDELRAATKPGAPPSRS from the coding sequence ATTCGAGATCCCAAGCCCAGCCTCAAAGAACTCCAGGAGCGACGCCGCAGCCCGCGCTTCGACTGCCACGGTCCCGTCGAGTTCCAGATTCAGAACTGGTACCTGCGCAAAGGACGCATCCTCAATCTCTGCCTGGACGGCTGTCTCATCCAGCCTCGCGAGTCAATGGATTCCAGTGAAGGCGCCGGGTACCTCATCGGCGACCAGATCGAGATGCGCTTCGAGGTCAACCGCCTCAGCTTTCGTGTTCATTCGATCGTGCGCCAGGTGCGGCCCTCCGGTCATCTCGGCGTCGAGATCCTCTGCCTCAGCAATCGCAGCCGTACTCAGCTCCGGCTGCTCATGGATGAACTCCGCGCAGCCACCAAACCGGGCGCCCCACCTTCGCGAAGCTAA
- a CDS encoding glucosamine-6-phosphate deaminase has protein sequence MRISLTERPLPLPLIAASRAEMGSRAAEEIASELRHRLQKQESVRMIFAAAPSQSEMLAALIEAPGIDWTRVTAFHMDEYLGLSPGAPQRFGLWLRRAIFDHLPFAAVELLDPGDDPEASAAAYAAKLAAAPIDIVCCGIGANGHLAFNDPPADLNDPADVKVVELDRACRQQQVDDRCFERIEDVPTHALTLTIPRLLNSSRIFCCVPGALKKTAVRRTLRDPISGQVPATALRTHANWSLYLDRDSASELSAG, from the coding sequence ATGAGAATCAGCCTGACCGAAAGACCACTGCCCCTACCGTTGATCGCCGCCTCCCGCGCAGAGATGGGAAGCAGAGCAGCCGAGGAGATCGCCAGCGAACTGCGCCATCGACTGCAGAAGCAGGAGAGCGTCCGCATGATCTTCGCCGCGGCTCCCAGCCAGTCGGAGATGCTCGCAGCGCTCATCGAAGCTCCCGGGATCGACTGGACGCGCGTCACCGCCTTCCACATGGATGAGTACCTTGGCCTGTCTCCCGGCGCTCCGCAGCGCTTCGGCCTGTGGCTGCGCCGCGCGATCTTCGACCACCTGCCGTTCGCCGCGGTCGAGCTGCTCGATCCCGGCGACGATCCTGAAGCCTCCGCAGCCGCCTACGCCGCAAAGCTCGCCGCTGCGCCCATCGATATCGTCTGTTGCGGAATCGGCGCCAACGGCCATCTCGCCTTCAACGATCCGCCCGCCGACCTCAATGACCCGGCAGATGTAAAGGTAGTCGAGCTCGATCGCGCCTGCCGTCAGCAGCAGGTTGATGATCGCTGCTTCGAACGCATCGAAGACGTGCCGACCCACGCCCTCACGCTAACGATTCCGCGCCTGCTCAACAGCAGCCGCATCTTCTGCTGCGTCCCCGGCGCGCTCAAAAAGACCGCGGTCCGCCGCACCCTGCGCGATCCCATCAGCGGGCAGGTCCCCGCCACCGCACTGCGAACGCACGCAAACTGGTCGCTCTACCTCGACCGCGACTCAGCCAGCGAACTGAGCGCCGGATGA
- a CDS encoding N-acetylglucosamine-6-phosphate deacetylase, with amino-acid sequence MNSIRGRDPQTGRGIEAVLRDGVIVAVNEVPAEENLWLAPGLIDLQVNGYRGFDLNADSLTPDTVIDLARAVLATGVTAFLPTIITAPEEKIVACLQAIAAARQRVPWLQHMIPGVHVEGPHLSSQDGPRGAHPCEHIRPPSINEFERWQRACANLVTLVTVSPHWPDATAYIHALRERGVLVSIGHTDASAGQIHAAVDAGATLSTHLGNGVAAMLPRHPNLLWAQMAEDRLTAMLIADGHHLPADTLKVMLRSKGLDRVIITSDAVALAGMPPGLYSTPVGGQVELTEDGRLCLPGTRLLAGSVTPLKDAVALVANTQLSLADALRLATENPARILGRTSGLKAGASADLIRFTWQPGAELRIETVLLQGTSVATSP; translated from the coding sequence ATGAACAGCATCCGCGGTCGCGATCCGCAGACAGGGCGCGGCATTGAAGCCGTCCTGCGCGACGGCGTCATCGTAGCTGTAAACGAAGTACCCGCAGAGGAGAACCTCTGGCTTGCGCCCGGCCTCATCGACCTGCAGGTGAACGGTTATCGCGGCTTCGATCTCAACGCCGACTCGCTTACACCGGATACCGTCATCGATCTCGCCCGCGCAGTGCTCGCCACCGGCGTCACCGCGTTTCTCCCCACCATCATCACGGCGCCGGAGGAGAAGATCGTCGCCTGCCTGCAAGCCATCGCTGCTGCGCGACAGCGCGTGCCATGGCTCCAGCACATGATCCCCGGCGTCCACGTCGAAGGCCCTCATCTCTCCTCGCAGGACGGACCTCGCGGCGCTCACCCCTGCGAGCACATCCGTCCACCCTCCATCAACGAATTCGAGCGCTGGCAGCGCGCCTGCGCAAACCTCGTTACGCTGGTGACTGTCTCTCCGCACTGGCCGGACGCGACGGCTTACATCCATGCGTTGCGTGAGCGCGGCGTCCTGGTCTCCATCGGCCACACGGACGCCTCGGCCGGGCAGATTCACGCCGCCGTCGATGCGGGCGCCACGCTCTCGACGCATCTGGGCAACGGCGTCGCCGCCATGCTGCCGCGCCACCCCAACCTGCTCTGGGCACAAATGGCAGAAGACCGTCTGACCGCCATGCTGATCGCAGACGGCCACCACCTGCCCGCCGACACCCTCAAGGTGATGCTGCGGTCCAAGGGGCTCGACCGCGTCATCATCACGTCGGACGCGGTCGCACTGGCCGGCATGCCTCCCGGGCTCTACAGCACGCCCGTAGGCGGGCAGGTCGAGCTGACCGAAGACGGCCGCCTCTGCCTGCCGGGAACGCGGCTGCTCGCAGGCTCGGTCACGCCCCTGAAGGACGCTGTGGCTCTCGTGGCCAACACGCAGCTCAGCCTCGCCGACGCGCTGCGGCTCGCAACGGAAAACCCGGCACGAATTCTCGGCCGGACCTCAGGCCTGAAGGCAGGAGCCAGCGCGGACCTCATTCGCTTCACATGGCAACCCGGAGCGGAGCTTCGGATCGAGACCGTCCTGCTCCAGGGCACTTCCGTAGCGACGAGTCCATAA